From Acidimicrobiales bacterium, one genomic window encodes:
- a CDS encoding DUF87 domain-containing protein yields the protein MDTSTIDVEPGHFFLGPVVGGSEGENIIYEAADLTTHGVIVGMTGSGKTGLGMVLLEEALLQGIPTLVIDPKGDMGNLLLTFPDLAPGDFRPWVNEGEAQRQGVTPDELATSTAEMWENGLAGSGIGKDRIARLRDIADFTIYTPGSEAGVGLNVIGDLSAPPAGTGDEAVREEIDGLVQGLLALVDIASDPLSGREHVLLANLVHHAWGAGDDLDLASLLAHIQNPPMRKLGVIEIDTFFPPADRTALAMKLNGLLASPSFAAWGSGVPLDIGSMLEGDGGKPKAAIVSIAHLSDEERQFAVTLVLSKLVTWMRAQPGSPDLRALVYMDEVFGFVPPTAEPPAKRPILTILKQARAFGVGMVLSTQNPVDLDYKAISNAGTWMIGRLQTERDKARLLEGMRAAGGDADIDAIGDTIGGLGKRTFLLHTTRGGAPVTFGTRWAMSYLPGPLTRDQIGVLMADRRPVAAEATAADGPAAPAATAAASAPAAPTELADDESAVAPEVADGVEVAYLDPAAPWGQHVGAVAGGRRLQPALAARVRLLFDDTKGDLRHEAEWEAVVGPLGADVDGPDFVAVDYDDRDLRSDPPEGAVYVLPEGKIHTATFFRDAERTLKDHLYRNESLTLLQNPELKLYSRVGESAEEFAERCRRVGDDRADEEADELRAAMAKKQDRVRAAIAKAEDRVRELESDSKDRSRNEVISGAIDVIGGLFGGKSTRSILGGVRRASSSRRTSANAAQRVESAKNRLEERVDELEALADALVEALEDSQDAWERAAATIESFEVGLEKTDITVEDLVLVWVPTR from the coding sequence ATGGACACCAGCACGATCGATGTCGAACCCGGCCACTTCTTCCTCGGCCCCGTCGTTGGCGGGTCCGAAGGGGAGAACATCATCTACGAGGCCGCCGACCTCACCACCCATGGCGTGATCGTCGGCATGACCGGCTCCGGCAAGACCGGCCTCGGCATGGTCCTGCTGGAGGAGGCGCTCCTCCAGGGCATTCCGACGCTGGTGATCGATCCGAAGGGCGACATGGGCAACCTGCTGCTCACCTTCCCGGATCTCGCGCCCGGTGACTTCCGGCCGTGGGTCAACGAGGGCGAGGCGCAGCGGCAGGGGGTGACACCCGACGAGCTGGCCACATCCACCGCCGAGATGTGGGAGAACGGGCTCGCCGGCTCCGGGATCGGCAAGGACCGGATCGCCCGGTTGCGCGACATCGCCGACTTCACCATCTACACGCCGGGGTCGGAGGCGGGTGTCGGTCTCAACGTCATCGGCGACCTGTCCGCACCCCCGGCCGGCACGGGCGACGAGGCCGTGCGCGAGGAGATCGACGGCCTCGTGCAGGGGCTGCTGGCCCTGGTCGACATCGCCTCCGATCCGCTCTCGGGTCGCGAGCACGTGCTGCTCGCCAACCTCGTCCACCATGCGTGGGGCGCGGGCGACGACCTCGATCTCGCCTCCCTGCTCGCCCACATCCAGAACCCGCCGATGCGCAAGCTCGGCGTCATCGAGATCGACACCTTCTTCCCGCCCGCCGATCGCACCGCGCTGGCGATGAAACTCAACGGGCTCCTGGCATCACCATCGTTCGCCGCCTGGGGGTCGGGAGTGCCGCTCGACATCGGGTCGATGCTGGAAGGCGACGGCGGAAAGCCGAAGGCGGCGATCGTCTCGATCGCGCACCTCTCCGACGAGGAGCGCCAGTTCGCGGTGACCCTCGTGCTGTCGAAGCTCGTCACCTGGATGCGCGCCCAGCCCGGCAGCCCCGATCTGCGCGCCCTCGTCTACATGGACGAGGTCTTCGGCTTCGTCCCACCGACGGCCGAGCCACCGGCCAAACGCCCGATCCTCACGATCCTGAAGCAGGCGCGCGCCTTCGGTGTGGGCATGGTGCTCTCGACGCAGAATCCCGTCGACCTCGACTACAAGGCGATCAGCAACGCCGGTACCTGGATGATCGGTCGGCTCCAAACCGAACGCGACAAGGCGCGTCTGCTCGAAGGGATGCGGGCGGCGGGCGGCGACGCCGACATCGACGCGATCGGCGACACGATCGGCGGCCTCGGAAAGCGCACGTTCCTGCTCCACACCACTCGGGGCGGGGCACCGGTCACCTTCGGGACCCGCTGGGCGATGTCGTACCTCCCCGGCCCCCTCACCCGAGACCAGATCGGTGTCCTGATGGCCGACCGACGGCCGGTCGCAGCGGAGGCCACCGCGGCCGACGGTCCCGCCGCCCCAGCCGCCACAGCAGCCGCGTCGGCCCCGGCGGCACCCACCGAGCTCGCCGACGACGAGTCGGCCGTCGCGCCCGAGGTGGCCGACGGCGTCGAGGTCGCGTATCTCGACCCGGCCGCCCCCTGGGGCCAACACGTCGGAGCGGTCGCCGGTGGCCGGCGGTTGCAGCCGGCGCTCGCCGCCCGCGTCCGGCTGCTCTTCGACGACACCAAAGGCGACCTGCGCCACGAGGCGGAGTGGGAAGCGGTCGTCGGGCCCCTCGGCGCCGATGTCGACGGTCCCGACTTCGTTGCCGTCGACTACGACGACCGCGACCTGCGCAGCGACCCGCCCGAGGGTGCCGTCTATGTCCTCCCGGAAGGGAAGATCCACACCGCGACCTTCTTCCGAGACGCCGAGCGGACCCTCAAGGACCACCTGTACCGCAACGAGTCGCTGACCCTCCTCCAGAATCCGGAACTGAAGCTCTACTCGCGCGTCGGGGAGAGCGCCGAAGAGTTCGCCGAACGGTGCCGGCGAGTCGGTGATGACCGAGCCGACGAGGAAGCCGACGAGCTCCGCGCCGCGATGGCGAAGAAGCAGGATCGCGTTCGCGCCGCCATCGCCAAGGCGGAGGATCGGGTGCGCGAGCTCGAATCCGATTCCAAGGACCGCAGCCGCAACGAGGTCATCAGCGGCGCCATCGACGTGATCGGCGGCCTCTTCGGGGGCAAGTCGACGCGGAGCATCCTCGGAGGTGTTCGGCGCGCGAGTTCGTCGCGCCGGACGTCGGCCAATGCGGCACAGCGCGTCGAGAGCGCCAAGAACCGCCTGGAGGAGCGGGTCGACGAGCTCGAAGCACTCGCCGACGCGCTCGTCGAGGCGCTCGAGGACTCCCAGGACGCATGGGAGCGGGCTGCGGCAACGATCGAATCCTTCGAGGTCGGCCTCGAGAAGACCGACATCACGGTGGAGGATCTCGTGCTCGTGTGGGTGCCGACCCGTTGA
- a CDS encoding sugar transferase produces MTSTETPPTTTPGTSEHVVLYPDSASLPGLPTRRNPLNATKLSLVIADLLMVSVALVAGTWINEWVNPGDPTSVASYMGLVLASIPIWPVVFTQQLLYRARYLSRRIDEINRVVRSVAMGVLITGGLSILLKVTVGRTWVLITGALILVLLTTERLIARSLFDRARRNGRLLRPVVIAGRNAEGQFVREMLETDAALGYVFHGFIEDLVEREPGESPLALLGDPGKVLRKVNEMGVNSVIVAATAIDVGSSNRLIRALTEHGIHVELSSTLCDIAAHRLTIRPVGRVPMMYVEPVQRTGWRPRAKRAFDVVVATIMLFISAPLLLLSCLAVKLTSPGPAIFSQSRVGRDGELFEMHKLRTMVVDAEAQLASLTHLSTTTGLLFKIEDDPRITSVGKWLRKLSIDELPQLFNVLKGEMSLVGPRPALPREVEAWDKELHNRLRVQPGITGMWQVMGRSEGDHDSKYAQLDLYYVDNWSLVTDLVIVARTIPVVLGRKGQF; encoded by the coding sequence ATGACCTCGACGGAGACTCCCCCCACGACGACACCCGGTACCTCCGAGCATGTCGTCCTCTACCCCGACAGCGCATCGCTGCCGGGGCTTCCGACGCGACGCAACCCGCTGAACGCGACCAAGCTGTCCCTGGTCATCGCCGACCTGTTGATGGTCTCGGTCGCCCTCGTCGCCGGCACCTGGATCAACGAATGGGTCAATCCCGGCGATCCCACGTCGGTCGCCAGCTACATGGGCCTGGTCCTCGCGTCGATTCCCATCTGGCCGGTGGTGTTCACACAGCAGCTCCTGTACCGAGCCCGCTATCTCAGTCGCCGCATCGACGAGATCAATCGCGTGGTCCGCAGTGTCGCCATGGGCGTTCTGATCACCGGCGGGCTGAGCATCCTCCTCAAGGTGACCGTCGGCCGCACGTGGGTGCTCATCACCGGCGCGCTCATCCTCGTGCTGCTGACCACCGAGCGGCTCATCGCCCGTTCGCTGTTCGACCGTGCCCGCCGCAACGGTCGGCTCCTGCGCCCCGTGGTGATCGCCGGCCGCAACGCCGAAGGACAGTTCGTCCGCGAGATGCTCGAGACCGACGCGGCCCTCGGCTACGTCTTCCACGGTTTCATCGAGGACCTGGTCGAGCGTGAGCCCGGCGAGTCTCCTCTCGCCCTGCTCGGCGACCCCGGCAAGGTCCTGCGCAAGGTCAACGAGATGGGTGTGAACAGCGTCATCGTGGCGGCGACGGCGATCGACGTCGGCAGCTCGAACCGTCTCATCCGTGCGCTGACCGAACACGGCATCCATGTCGAGCTCTCGTCGACGCTGTGCGACATCGCCGCTCACCGCCTCACGATTCGTCCGGTCGGCCGTGTCCCCATGATGTACGTCGAGCCGGTCCAGCGCACCGGTTGGCGCCCACGGGCGAAGCGCGCGTTCGATGTCGTCGTCGCCACCATCATGCTCTTCATCTCCGCACCTCTGCTGCTGCTCTCGTGCCTCGCGGTGAAGCTCACCAGCCCCGGGCCGGCGATCTTCTCCCAGTCCCGCGTCGGCCGAGACGGCGAACTCTTCGAGATGCACAAGCTCCGCACGATGGTGGTCGATGCCGAGGCCCAGCTCGCGTCGCTCACCCATCTCTCCACGACCACCGGCCTGCTGTTCAAGATCGAGGACGACCCCCGCATCACCTCCGTCGGAAAATGGTTGCGCAAGCTGTCGATCGACGAGCTTCCCCAGCTCTTCAACGTGCTGAAGGGCGAGATGAGCCTCGTCGGCCCCCGCCCCGCCCTGCCTCGCGAGGTCGAGGCGTGGGACAAGGAACTCCACAACCGCCTGCGCGTCCAGCCGGGCATCACCGGCATGTGGCAGGTCATGGGCCGCAGCGAGGGCGACCACGACTCGAAGTACGCCCAGCTCGACCTCTACTACGTCGACAACTGGAGCCTGGTTACCGATCTCGTGATCGTCGCCCGTACGATCCCCGTTGTGTTGGGACGCAAGGGTCAATTCTGA
- a CDS encoding MFS transporter yields the protein MRSERGRGFVAFRHTSYRLIFTGFLIQQIGFWMSHVTLQGLVEDRAPEGDNLAVTWLFVALFTPQLVIGPFAGVLADRLERRRVVVACYSAAAVTATALAILTGVSDAPPLWAIYLLALALGSSFSFIGPSAGALVVNSVTPDDVASAISMQAAVQNMTRVAGPILAAGIIASQRFHIGFAAFAVATATAAVLMARVRVEAQNIVPDSLSVFGRMAVGLRHARERSPALLAIASVAVASVFGVAHTALIPSFTSGVLGEDAGRFGVIVASTGIGAIVGALTVGYSKHEPSMVRAAVAMCLYGVCLAGFALSETLAVAIAWQVVLGFFYFGTMTTLQTLVQQVVADEMRGRVMSLFGIAWGGLVWVGTLILGLAADQRGLDLGERATLLLAAGVLMSYGAVVAVVSRSMPTGSSYVD from the coding sequence ATCCGATCCGAGAGAGGTCGGGGCTTCGTCGCGTTCCGGCACACGTCCTACCGCCTGATCTTCACCGGCTTCCTCATCCAGCAGATCGGTTTCTGGATGAGCCATGTCACGCTCCAGGGGCTGGTGGAGGATCGGGCCCCCGAGGGCGACAACCTCGCGGTCACCTGGCTGTTCGTCGCCCTCTTCACCCCCCAGTTGGTGATCGGACCGTTCGCCGGCGTGCTCGCCGACCGGCTCGAACGTCGCCGCGTCGTCGTCGCGTGCTACTCCGCTGCGGCGGTCACCGCGACCGCGCTCGCCATCCTCACCGGCGTGAGCGACGCCCCGCCGCTCTGGGCCATCTATCTGCTGGCGCTGGCCCTCGGCAGCAGCTTCTCCTTCATCGGCCCCTCGGCCGGCGCGCTGGTCGTCAACAGCGTGACACCCGACGACGTGGCGAGCGCGATCTCGATGCAGGCGGCCGTGCAGAACATGACCCGGGTCGCCGGCCCGATCCTGGCGGCCGGCATCATCGCCTCGCAGCGGTTCCACATCGGGTTTGCCGCATTCGCAGTGGCCACCGCCACTGCGGCAGTCCTGATGGCGCGGGTCCGGGTCGAGGCCCAGAACATCGTCCCCGACTCGCTGAGCGTGTTCGGCCGGATGGCGGTGGGCCTGCGCCATGCCCGTGAGCGCTCCCCTGCGCTGTTGGCCATCGCGAGTGTGGCGGTCGCCTCGGTCTTCGGCGTGGCCCACACCGCGCTGATCCCCTCGTTCACCAGCGGCGTGCTCGGCGAGGATGCCGGCCGGTTCGGCGTGATCGTGGCGTCGACCGGCATCGGCGCCATCGTCGGCGCGCTCACGGTCGGCTACAGCAAGCACGAGCCGAGCATGGTGCGAGCCGCAGTGGCGATGTGCCTCTACGGCGTGTGTCTGGCCGGCTTCGCACTGTCGGAGACGCTGGCGGTCGCCATCGCGTGGCAGGTCGTGCTCGGGTTCTTCTACTTCGGCACGATGACCACCCTCCAGACCCTCGTTCAGCAGGTCGTTGCCGACGAGATGCGCGGCCGGGTCATGTCGTTGTTCGGCATCGCGTGGGGCGGCCTGGTCTGGGTCGGCACCCTCATTCTCGGCCTCGCCGCCGATCAGCGCGGTCTGGACCTCGGCGAACGAGCCACCCTCCTGCTGGCCGCCGGCGTGCTGATGAGCTACGGCGCCGTTGTGGCGGTGGTGAGCCGATCGATGCCGACCGGTTCGAGTTACGTCGACTGA
- a CDS encoding cytochrome P450 produces the protein MAVSPAAHMTDPRPLDILDGDFYVDDPYSRYAWLREHSPVHWDSVNELWVITRYDDIIEIEKNKRIFINSDQEKGGYRPNIPADESIIGNDDPLHVARRTLVSRRFTPRAVRRWEDHVVETVDALLDAALAKGEAEIVSELAAPLPAQMIGLLLGFPNEMWPKLQHWSETTIALGGGPRYHDEAGIISAMEFAAAATELYEEKKGCPADDVMSHWIDVERDGGGEVGGAPFGLDQIISDCLLLLDGGAETTRTVIARTLLALADHPDEWAKLQAGADMEVAVEEFIRWVTPVHNFCRVATEDYELHGTTIAKGQQVLLAYAGANRDPAHFTDPETFDVTRDPNLHISFGFGTHFCMGASLARLEIQTFFERLVARVETLERLTDRPHVEMPNAFVFGLKEAHMAFTPKKDT, from the coding sequence ATGGCTGTCTCGCCCGCTGCACACATGACCGACCCTCGACCGCTCGACATCCTCGACGGCGACTTCTACGTCGACGATCCGTACTCCCGCTATGCCTGGCTCCGCGAGCACTCGCCGGTGCACTGGGACAGCGTCAACGAGCTGTGGGTCATCACCCGCTACGACGACATCATCGAGATCGAGAAGAACAAGCGCATCTTCATCAACTCCGATCAGGAGAAGGGCGGCTACCGCCCCAACATCCCCGCCGACGAATCGATCATCGGCAACGACGATCCGCTCCACGTCGCCCGCCGGACGCTCGTCAGCCGCCGCTTCACCCCGCGGGCGGTGCGTCGCTGGGAAGACCATGTCGTCGAGACCGTCGATGCCCTCCTCGACGCCGCGCTCGCGAAGGGCGAGGCCGAGATCGTCAGCGAACTCGCCGCGCCGCTGCCGGCCCAGATGATCGGACTCCTGCTCGGGTTCCCGAACGAGATGTGGCCGAAACTCCAGCACTGGTCGGAGACCACGATCGCACTGGGCGGCGGCCCCCGCTATCACGACGAGGCGGGCATCATCTCGGCGATGGAGTTCGCCGCGGCGGCGACCGAGCTCTACGAGGAGAAGAAGGGCTGCCCCGCCGACGACGTGATGTCCCACTGGATCGACGTCGAACGCGACGGTGGCGGCGAGGTCGGCGGCGCGCCGTTCGGACTCGACCAGATCATCTCCGACTGTCTCCTTCTTCTCGACGGAGGCGCCGAGACCACCCGCACCGTCATCGCCCGAACCCTCCTCGCCCTCGCCGACCACCCCGACGAATGGGCGAAGCTCCAGGCCGGCGCCGACATGGAGGTCGCCGTCGAGGAGTTCATCCGCTGGGTCACCCCGGTGCACAACTTCTGCAGGGTCGCGACCGAGGACTACGAGCTCCACGGCACGACGATCGCCAAGGGCCAGCAGGTGCTCCTCGCCTATGCCGGCGCCAACCGCGACCCCGCGCACTTCACCGACCCGGAGACGTTCGACGTCACCCGCGACCCCAACCTCCACATCTCGTTCGGGTTCGGCACCCACTTCTGCATGGGCGCATCACTGGCCCGGCTCGAGATCCAGACCTTCTTCGAGCGCCTCGTCGCCCGCGTCGAGACACTCGAACGGCTCACCGACCGGCCCCACGTGGAGATGCCGAACGCGTTCGTGTTCGGGCTCAAGGAAGCACACATGGCATTCACCCCGAAGAAGGACACATGA
- a CDS encoding SDR family oxidoreductase yields the protein MSNLFSYEGKKVVLTGGTTGVGAAAVELLAEAGCTDLTVLDIKEPTGPATRYIPTDMSDPASIDEAIRSIGTGVDVLFNNAGVAGVHATDFVIRVNYLGVRRLTAGLLPGMPRGAAIVNTASIAGQGWPDNLAAILELIAIDDWDDALSWLAANDELASADVYAFSKQIAQVWTMYSSVRSYREFGVRTNSVCPGPIDTPLMDDFIKHMTEQVIQWTVDQTGGTMLTADDIARSLVMLGTDASIAMNGHNMVADNGFSAAMITGQIDFSGLS from the coding sequence ATGAGCAACCTGTTCAGCTACGAAGGCAAGAAGGTCGTCCTCACCGGCGGCACCACCGGTGTGGGCGCCGCCGCGGTCGAACTGCTGGCCGAAGCCGGATGCACCGACCTCACCGTGCTCGACATCAAAGAGCCGACCGGACCGGCGACCCGCTACATCCCGACCGACATGTCCGACCCCGCCTCGATCGACGAGGCCATCAGGTCGATCGGCACTGGCGTCGACGTCCTCTTCAACAACGCGGGTGTGGCGGGCGTCCACGCCACCGACTTCGTCATCCGGGTGAACTATCTCGGCGTACGGCGGCTGACCGCAGGGCTGCTGCCGGGCATGCCCCGCGGCGCGGCCATCGTCAACACCGCATCGATCGCCGGTCAGGGCTGGCCCGACAACCTCGCGGCGATCCTCGAGCTGATCGCCATCGACGACTGGGACGACGCCCTCTCGTGGCTCGCCGCCAACGACGAACTGGCCTCGGCCGACGTCTACGCCTTCTCCAAGCAGATCGCCCAGGTGTGGACGATGTACTCGTCGGTTCGCAGCTACAGGGAGTTCGGTGTGCGCACCAACTCGGTGTGCCCGGGCCCCATCGACACGCCGCTGATGGACGACTTCATCAAGCACATGACCGAGCAGGTCATCCAGTGGACCGTCGACCAGACCGGCGGAACGATGCTGACGGCCGACGACATCGCCCGCTCGCTCGTCATGCTCGGCACCGACGCGTCGATCGCGATGAACGGCCACAACATGGTCGCCGACAACGGGTTCTCGGCCGCGATGATCACCGGACAGATCGACTTCTCCGGCCTCAGCTGA
- a CDS encoding DUF3516 domain-containing protein — protein sequence MTLIGRVPEETDGESLLFAFLDWAADRDLELYAHQEEAILALLSGEHVVLATPTGSGKSLVAVAGAFAMLAQGKRAVYTAPIKALVSEKFFELTAELGADNVGMVTGDASVNADAPVIVCTAEIMANRALRDGAGCDVDLVIMDEFHYYGDRDRGWAWQVPLLELPHTQFLLMSATLGDTSALRADIERRSGRTVSLIDDAERPVPLDFEYRETTLLDTIGELLDDGRTPVYIVHFTQKEATERAQSLTSLDVLTKEEKERVKAAIGGFRFDTPIGKDLKRFVESGIGVHHAGLLPKYRLLVEKLAQQGLLKLICGTDTLGVGVNIPIRSVLFTQLCKYDGRRVRVLSVRDFQQIAGRAGRRGFDVAGSVLVQAPEHVVENKRAEAKAAVDPKKKKKLVKKKPPERGYAHWDGDTLVRLSTGTPETLSSSFAVSHAMMLNVLDRPGDGCGAMKRLLTDNHETRTAQRAHIRRAISVYRSLLAADIIETDPLRVNLDLQDDFRLNQPLSLFVVEAIDALDNEAPDYHLQIISLVESILEDPMAVLIAQKDKAKDALISELKSQGVEYEERMNRLEEITWPRPEAEFIEPAFEIFARQHPWVGRDRVSPKAVAREMLEFAETFNQFVARYGLKRSEGLVLRYLTDVYKTLVQTVPMDKSNDDLDDVIEWLGAMIRRVDSSLLDEWERLRNPDPTLPDAATIEEPADITANHRAFGVLVRNEMFRLVTELAGRRTALLADDMAAYWDEHDWIGIDADARSGEWFDFARDAQMATQIIIDPDGHHEWVLEAEVDLEASRSEDRAVVRPLRVVRR from the coding sequence ATGACGTTGATCGGACGAGTGCCCGAAGAGACCGACGGGGAGAGCCTCCTGTTCGCGTTTCTGGACTGGGCCGCCGACCGCGACCTCGAGCTGTACGCGCACCAGGAGGAGGCGATCCTCGCCCTGCTGTCCGGCGAGCACGTGGTGCTCGCCACGCCGACAGGGTCGGGGAAGTCGCTCGTGGCCGTGGCCGGCGCCTTCGCGATGCTGGCCCAGGGCAAGCGCGCCGTCTACACCGCGCCCATCAAGGCGCTCGTCAGCGAGAAGTTCTTCGAGCTCACCGCCGAGCTCGGCGCCGACAACGTCGGCATGGTGACCGGCGACGCGAGCGTCAACGCCGATGCGCCGGTGATCGTCTGCACCGCGGAGATCATGGCCAACCGCGCGTTGCGCGACGGCGCCGGTTGCGACGTCGACCTCGTCATCATGGACGAGTTCCACTACTACGGCGACCGCGACCGGGGCTGGGCATGGCAGGTGCCGCTGCTGGAACTTCCCCACACCCAGTTCCTGCTGATGAGCGCGACCCTCGGCGACACGTCGGCGTTGCGGGCCGACATCGAGCGACGGAGCGGCCGCACCGTCAGCCTCATCGACGACGCCGAACGACCGGTGCCACTCGACTTCGAGTACCGGGAGACCACGCTGCTCGACACGATCGGCGAGCTGCTCGACGACGGCCGTACCCCGGTCTACATCGTGCATTTCACCCAGAAGGAGGCAACCGAGAGGGCCCAGAGCCTCACGAGTCTCGACGTGCTCACGAAGGAGGAGAAGGAACGGGTCAAGGCGGCCATCGGCGGGTTCCGCTTCGACACCCCCATCGGCAAGGACCTGAAGCGTTTCGTCGAATCGGGGATCGGGGTCCACCATGCCGGATTGCTCCCGAAGTACCGGCTGCTGGTCGAGAAGCTCGCCCAGCAGGGCCTGTTGAAGCTGATCTGCGGCACCGACACGCTGGGCGTCGGGGTCAACATCCCGATTCGGTCGGTGCTGTTCACCCAGCTCTGCAAGTACGACGGCCGCCGTGTGCGGGTCCTCAGTGTGCGCGACTTCCAACAGATCGCCGGTCGCGCCGGGCGCCGGGGGTTCGACGTGGCCGGGAGCGTGCTCGTCCAGGCACCGGAGCACGTCGTCGAGAACAAGCGGGCCGAAGCCAAGGCCGCCGTCGACCCGAAAAAGAAGAAGAAGCTGGTCAAGAAGAAGCCGCCCGAGCGCGGCTACGCCCACTGGGACGGCGACACACTCGTCCGATTGAGCACCGGCACCCCGGAGACCCTTTCGTCCAGCTTCGCCGTCAGCCACGCCATGATGCTCAACGTGCTCGACCGGCCGGGCGACGGGTGCGGTGCGATGAAGCGCTTGCTCACCGACAACCACGAGACCCGCACGGCACAGCGGGCCCACATCCGACGGGCGATCTCCGTCTATCGATCGCTGCTCGCCGCCGACATCATCGAAACCGACCCGCTGCGGGTCAACCTCGACCTCCAGGACGACTTCCGTCTCAATCAGCCGCTGTCACTCTTCGTCGTGGAGGCCATCGATGCGCTCGACAACGAGGCCCCCGACTACCACCTCCAGATCATCAGCCTCGTCGAGTCGATCCTCGAAGACCCGATGGCCGTCCTGATCGCCCAGAAGGACAAGGCCAAGGACGCCCTGATCAGCGAACTGAAGTCGCAGGGTGTCGAGTACGAGGAACGCATGAATCGGCTCGAGGAGATCACCTGGCCGCGGCCCGAGGCCGAGTTCATCGAACCGGCCTTCGAGATCTTCGCCCGCCAGCACCCCTGGGTGGGGCGCGACCGGGTCAGCCCCAAGGCGGTCGCCCGCGAGATGTTGGAGTTCGCGGAGACCTTCAACCAGTTCGTGGCCCGCTACGGGCTGAAACGGTCAGAAGGCCTCGTGCTTCGCTACCTGACCGACGTCTACAAGACGCTGGTGCAGACCGTGCCGATGGACAAGTCGAACGACGACCTCGACGACGTCATCGAATGGCTCGGTGCCATGATCCGCCGGGTCGACTCCAGCCTCCTCGACGAATGGGAGCGCCTGCGCAACCCCGACCCGACGCTGCCCGATGCGGCCACGATCGAGGAGCCCGCCGACATCACCGCGAACCATCGTGCCTTCGGTGTCCTCGTGCGCAACGAGATGTTCCGCCTGGTCACCGAGCTGGCGGGCCGTCGAACGGCGCTGCTGGCCGACGACATGGCCGCCTACTGGGACGAACACGACTGGATCGGCATCGACGCCGACGCTCGCAGCGGCGAGTGGTTCGACTTCGCCCGCGACGCGCAGATGGCCACCCAGATCATCATCGATCCGGATGGCCATCACGAGTGGGTGCTCGAAGCCGAGGTCGACCTCGAGGCGTCGCGGTCCGAGGACCGGGCGGTGGTTCGCCCGTTGCGCGTCGTGCGACGCTGA
- a CDS encoding SDR family oxidoreductase, translated as MASIQGFATLVTGGGSGIGEAAAAKLAADGAHVTICGRTEDKLVGAVERISATAAEGVTVQHIVADVTSEADVQAAVAAASAVTGRLDGLFACAGGSTGMGPLATADVEAIRSTMELNYIGTFLCLKHGGVQMAKQGGGGSIVGCSSHAGQDSMRCLGGYGGAKAGLDHLCRVSADEMGRFGVRVNSVQPGIVATELMGAITGGGALLDDYLPQIPLGRVGEPEEIAEMVRFLIGPESSWITGQAFAVDGGQNLRRGADYGALLREFGSDPLDELVAEG; from the coding sequence ATGGCTTCGATTCAGGGATTTGCAACGCTCGTGACCGGAGGCGGCAGCGGCATCGGCGAGGCCGCCGCGGCCAAGCTGGCGGCCGACGGCGCGCACGTGACCATCTGCGGACGCACCGAGGACAAGCTCGTCGGCGCCGTCGAGCGCATCTCGGCCACCGCGGCCGAGGGGGTCACCGTGCAACACATCGTCGCCGATGTGACCAGCGAGGCCGACGTGCAGGCGGCCGTCGCCGCGGCCAGCGCGGTCACCGGCCGCCTCGACGGCCTGTTCGCGTGCGCCGGCGGCTCGACCGGTATGGGTCCGCTGGCCACCGCCGACGTCGAGGCCATTCGCTCGACGATGGAACTCAACTACATCGGCACCTTCCTGTGCCTCAAGCACGGCGGCGTCCAGATGGCGAAGCAGGGCGGCGGCGGCTCGATCGTCGGGTGCTCGTCGCATGCGGGTCAGGACTCCATGCGCTGCCTCGGCGGCTACGGCGGCGCCAAAGCCGGCCTCGACCATCTCTGCCGGGTCAGTGCCGACGAGATGGGCCGCTTCGGCGTACGGGTGAACTCGGTCCAGCCCGGCATCGTTGCGACCGAGCTCATGGGCGCGATCACCGGCGGCGGCGCGCTGCTCGACGACTACCTCCCACAGATCCCGCTCGGCCGCGTGGGCGAGCCCGAGGAGATCGCCGAGATGGTTCGATTCCTCATCGGCCCGGAGTCGTCGTGGATCACCGGCCAGGCGTTCGCCGTCGACGGCGGCCAGAACCTGCGCCGTGGTGCCGACTATGGCGCCCTGCTGCGCGAGTTCGGTTCCGATCCGCTCGACGAGCTAGTGGCCGAGGGGTGA
- a CDS encoding DUF952 domain-containing protein produces MTAPRPARLVHLAEKQVWAEAAGRPSYIPREWDRDGFIHLSSIDQVLTPANRFYRGRDDLVALVLDAHYLGAAVVWEPGTDTEELFPHLYAALPAESVLTEIEFPPQVDGTFVLPPALVRAVRSPLGH; encoded by the coding sequence GTGACCGCCCCTCGCCCGGCGCGGCTCGTGCACTTGGCGGAGAAGCAGGTGTGGGCCGAGGCCGCCGGTCGGCCGAGCTACATCCCGCGAGAGTGGGATCGCGACGGGTTCATCCACCTCTCGTCGATCGATCAGGTGCTGACTCCGGCCAATCGCTTCTACCGGGGCCGCGACGATCTCGTCGCCCTCGTCCTCGACGCGCACTATCTCGGCGCCGCCGTGGTGTGGGAACCGGGCACCGACACCGAGGAGTTGTTCCCGCACCTCTACGCGGCGCTGCCGGCCGAGTCGGTGCTCACCGAGATCGAGTTTCCACCCCAGGTCGATGGGACGTTCGTGTTGCCGCCCGCGCTGGTGCGGGCGGTCCGCTCACCCCTCGGCCACTAG